The Prevotella sp. E9-3 genome has a window encoding:
- a CDS encoding AAA family ATPase, whose protein sequence is MNKSEKFVITINRELGSGGRTVGRKLAERLQVKFYDKVLTESLTQKYRLTIDEIERIKAQKLSWWDEFNNFYKGFLANFTPSADPELKLTSTNVFETERRILEALARQESCVVAGRSTFLMFKEWPNHLNVFIQAPLLNRIDRLARKRGITTEEALHILEEVDESRESYLQKYTDKSRYDTRNYDLVINMADMTEDEAVDVIMAYIR, encoded by the coding sequence ATGAATAAATCAGAAAAATTTGTGATTACCATTAACCGTGAGTTGGGTTCTGGCGGACGAACTGTCGGACGCAAGCTGGCTGAGCGCCTGCAAGTGAAATTTTATGACAAGGTGCTCACGGAGAGTCTGACGCAGAAATATCGACTGACGATTGACGAGATAGAGCGTATCAAGGCTCAGAAACTGTCGTGGTGGGATGAGTTTAATAATTTCTATAAGGGCTTTCTGGCCAATTTTACGCCATCGGCCGATCCGGAACTGAAGCTGACCTCTACCAATGTGTTTGAAACTGAGCGCCGCATTCTGGAAGCACTGGCCCGTCAGGAGTCGTGTGTGGTGGCTGGTCGCAGTACATTCCTGATGTTTAAAGAGTGGCCTAACCACCTGAATGTGTTTATTCAGGCCCCACTACTGAACCGCATAGACCGACTGGCGCGCAAGCGTGGAATTACTACCGAGGAGGCTCTGCATATTTTGGAAGAGGTGGATGAGAGTCGTGAAAGCTATTTGCAGAAATATACTGATAAGTCGCGTTATGATACAAGAAACTACGACCTCGTGATCAACATGGCTGACATGACTGAAGACGAGGCCGTAGATGTGATAATGGCGTATATTCGCTAA
- a CDS encoding DEAD/DEAH box helicase, which yields MKTFEELGVCEEIRRAIEEMGFVQPMPVQEAVIPTLLESRKDTIALAQTGTGKTASFGIPLLQRLWQGEPVSAEKKGLPQALILSPTRELCLQIADDLRDFSKYMDGIHIEAVYGGAAIEQQMRALKKGVQIIVATPGRLIDLKNRGYAKLEQVQNIVLDEADEMLNMGFSDAIEEIFEALPKEHNTLMFSATMSRDVERVAKKYLNDHQEIVVGSRNEGAESVNHIYYMVQAKDKYLALKRIVDYNPRIFAIIFCRTKLETQEIADKLIKDGYNAEALHGDLSQQQRDLTMQKFRQHLTQLLVATDVAARGLDVNDLTHVINFGLPDDIENYTHRSGRTGRAGKKGTSISIVHSREKHKIRNIEKVIGKSFVEAEIPKAEEICKKQLYKVMDQIVKTDVNDDEIAPFIDDMNRYFEYIDKEEIIKKIVSLEFGKFLAYYAEAPELEKVKEEKADRKDKRNQTDRQKRVNKPEKGFTRLFINLGKRDGFYPGELMQTLNRYVGGRQQVGHIDLLDTISYFEVPDKDARKVMSQLTGIRYKGRTVRCNNQEDGRPENNERGERKKGGERGERKERREKRVEKKEDSGNWRDLMRIATEDNRRGKKQYGLRGEEPDFTEEGWARRKPKKKK from the coding sequence ATGAAGACATTTGAAGAACTTGGCGTATGTGAAGAGATTCGTCGCGCCATCGAAGAAATGGGGTTTGTACAGCCCATGCCTGTGCAAGAAGCAGTGATTCCAACGCTGTTGGAGAGTAGAAAAGACACCATCGCCCTTGCACAGACGGGTACGGGAAAAACGGCATCATTCGGCATTCCCTTACTCCAGCGCTTGTGGCAAGGCGAACCTGTATCAGCTGAGAAGAAAGGTCTTCCCCAAGCACTTATCCTTTCTCCTACACGCGAACTGTGTCTGCAGATAGCCGACGACCTGCGCGATTTCTCTAAATACATGGACGGCATCCATATCGAAGCTGTCTATGGCGGTGCTGCCATCGAACAACAGATGCGCGCCCTGAAGAAAGGTGTTCAGATTATCGTGGCCACTCCAGGCCGACTCATCGACCTGAAGAACCGTGGCTATGCCAAACTGGAACAGGTGCAGAACATTGTGCTCGACGAGGCCGACGAGATGCTGAACATGGGATTCTCTGACGCTATCGAAGAGATTTTCGAAGCATTGCCAAAGGAACACAACACCTTGATGTTCTCGGCCACGATGAGCCGCGATGTGGAGCGGGTGGCAAAGAAATACCTCAACGACCATCAGGAGATTGTGGTAGGTTCGCGCAACGAGGGTGCCGAGAGTGTAAACCACATCTACTACATGGTTCAGGCCAAGGACAAATATCTGGCCTTGAAACGTATTGTTGACTACAACCCACGCATCTTCGCCATCATTTTCTGTCGCACCAAACTGGAAACTCAGGAGATTGCCGACAAACTGATCAAGGACGGCTACAACGCCGAAGCCCTGCATGGCGACCTCTCGCAACAACAGCGCGACCTGACCATGCAGAAATTCCGTCAGCACCTCACTCAACTGCTGGTGGCCACCGATGTGGCTGCACGTGGACTGGATGTGAACGACCTGACTCACGTCATCAACTTCGGACTCCCCGACGATATTGAAAACTATACCCACCGCTCAGGCCGTACAGGTCGTGCCGGAAAGAAAGGTACCAGCATCAGCATTGTTCACTCAAGGGAGAAACACAAGATTCGCAACATCGAGAAAGTGATTGGCAAATCGTTTGTCGAAGCCGAGATTCCCAAGGCCGAGGAGATCTGTAAGAAACAGCTCTACAAGGTGATGGACCAGATTGTGAAGACCGATGTGAACGACGACGAGATTGCTCCTTTCATCGACGATATGAACCGCTACTTCGAGTATATCGACAAGGAGGAAATCATCAAGAAGATTGTATCACTCGAGTTCGGCAAGTTCCTGGCCTATTATGCCGAAGCGCCCGAACTGGAAAAGGTGAAAGAGGAAAAAGCCGACCGGAAAGACAAGCGCAATCAGACCGACCGCCAGAAACGGGTGAACAAACCCGAGAAAGGTTTTACTCGACTGTTCATCAATCTGGGCAAGCGCGACGGATTCTATCCCGGTGAACTGATGCAGACGCTGAACCGCTATGTGGGCGGTCGTCAGCAGGTAGGACATATCGACCTGCTCGACACCATCAGCTATTTCGAGGTGCCCGACAAGGACGCCCGCAAAGTGATGAGCCAACTCACCGGTATTCGCTATAAAGGACGCACCGTGCGCTGCAACAATCAGGAAGACGGTCGCCCCGAAAACAATGAAAGAGGCGAACGTAAGAAAGGCGGTGAAAGAGGCGAGAGAAAAGAAAGAAGAGAAAAGCGAGTTGAAAAGAAAGAAGACAGCGGCAACTGGCGCGACCTGATGCGCATAGCCACCGAAGACAATCGCCGCGGCAAGAAACAATATGGTTTGCGAGGTGAGGAGCCCGACTTCACAGAAGAGGGCTGGGCACGCCGCAAACCAAAGAAAAAGAAATAA
- a CDS encoding alpha/beta hydrolase fold domain-containing protein: MKKCLFFFLNLLMLTASAQTGQRQITVTENIAYRTDVGPSTVLDLAQPLFGPQQNRPAILIIHGGGWSAGSKNDMVYRTLMVDYAMKGYVVCNMNYRLVQEAPMPACIEDVQAAVKWMKDHAQQLGIDPVRIGTYGHSAGGHLSLMAGLTAGVACAVGGAPPTEIGRAGEWNDHREWWPIGYIGKRETPMLVLQGGEDPVVRPNLTEDWVVKMQKAGSPVDYVKVHGQHGVAFDQQLEFTRPAMDAFFARYLKHDDPTLSFEQLKVVEYGGSGPYKAVAVREKSLTDFVVYRPMNIDAAMTVGRPTMFATGAPQKEKLPVMVFCNGGCMDTSIGYENMLTDLASYGYMVVAIGEMQMLARHENDQHTPSSMVKKALDWISQQASNPSSPYYNKIDADRIAAAGHSCGGAQVLANAADPRLQTYVILNAGMGKMTMADASRKSLKNLHGPVLYLVGGTTDVAWQNAQMDYKAINRVPVVLADNMQSGHGGTYEQPFGGANSRMVRAWLDWQLKGIEKFKQLFLRGDLTGYDGFTIMQKNFRDKH, from the coding sequence CTTGACTTGGCGCAACCTCTCTTCGGACCACAACAGAACCGTCCGGCCATACTCATCATCCATGGCGGCGGCTGGAGCGCAGGATCGAAGAACGATATGGTTTACCGTACGTTGATGGTGGATTATGCCATGAAGGGCTATGTGGTGTGTAACATGAACTACCGGCTGGTGCAGGAGGCCCCGATGCCTGCCTGTATAGAGGATGTGCAGGCTGCCGTGAAATGGATGAAAGACCATGCACAACAGTTGGGTATTGACCCTGTCCGTATTGGCACATATGGTCACTCGGCTGGCGGACATTTGTCGTTGATGGCCGGACTGACTGCTGGCGTAGCCTGTGCGGTTGGTGGTGCGCCTCCCACGGAGATTGGCCGTGCAGGCGAATGGAATGACCACAGAGAGTGGTGGCCCATCGGCTATATAGGCAAAAGAGAAACACCGATGCTCGTGCTACAAGGCGGCGAAGACCCTGTGGTTCGCCCGAACCTGACGGAAGACTGGGTGGTGAAGATGCAGAAGGCCGGTTCGCCGGTGGACTATGTGAAAGTGCATGGACAGCACGGTGTGGCCTTCGATCAGCAGCTGGAATTCACTCGTCCTGCCATGGATGCCTTCTTTGCACGCTATCTGAAACACGATGACCCGACCCTCTCATTTGAACAGCTGAAGGTGGTGGAGTATGGCGGCAGCGGTCCCTACAAGGCGGTGGCAGTCCGTGAAAAATCACTCACCGACTTTGTGGTTTACAGACCCATGAATATTGATGCCGCCATGACCGTTGGAAGGCCAACCATGTTTGCTACCGGAGCACCCCAAAAAGAGAAGCTGCCTGTGATGGTGTTCTGCAATGGCGGTTGCATGGATACCAGTATCGGTTATGAAAACATGCTTACAGACCTGGCCTCCTACGGATATATGGTAGTGGCCATTGGCGAGATGCAGATGCTAGCCCGGCATGAGAACGACCAGCACACACCTTCGTCAATGGTCAAGAAGGCCCTCGATTGGATTAGCCAGCAGGCCTCTAACCCCAGTTCACCTTATTATAATAAGATAGATGCCGACCGCATTGCTGCCGCCGGACACTCCTGTGGCGGTGCTCAGGTGCTGGCCAATGCTGCAGACCCGAGACTGCAGACCTACGTCATTCTCAATGCCGGCATGGGCAAGATGACGATGGCCGATGCCAGCAGAAAGTCGCTGAAGAACCTGCACGGACCTGTACTATACCTTGTGGGCGGAACTACGGATGTGGCCTGGCAGAACGCACAGATGGACTACAAGGCTATAAATAGAGTGCCTGTGGTGCTGGCCGATAACATGCAGAGCGGACACGGCGGCACTTACGAGCAGCCCTTTGGCGGTGCCAACAGCCGTATGGTGCGAGCCTGGCTGGACTGGCAACTGAAGGGTATAGAGAAGTTTAAACAACTCTTCCTTAGAGGCGACCTCACCGGATACGACGGATTCACCATCATGCAGAAGAATTTCAGAGATAAACATTAA
- a CDS encoding ABC transporter substrate-binding protein, translated as MYRLKLIAILLFSCLMSYGQEDIVFSPQWTPQAQFVGYYVAEAKGFYKDMGLNVQIVHPSASNPCINRLKSGSSQIITLQLPTAMHYIDQGIPLKNVLQVLQNNSQMIVSHKPLKSIHDLDGKKVGTWYVGFSELAYAMARQQKVEWEWVPFIQHVNLYVSKAVDATMAQSYNEFFQLKLAGQRFQDSQLIYLADIGCNIPEDGIYVTADYYKAHPHTVDKFVRASRQGWEWAASHPEEALDIVMDVVRKNGVKTNRPAQRWMLKQILELTNDHKTGKRTYRLEPEAVNLVNQLMGETGYLNRTITYKEITEP; from the coding sequence ATGTACAGACTGAAACTAATCGCCATACTACTCTTTTCCTGTTTAATGTCGTATGGTCAGGAAGATATTGTTTTTTCTCCACAATGGACGCCACAGGCACAGTTTGTCGGCTATTATGTGGCTGAGGCCAAAGGATTCTATAAGGATATGGGGCTGAATGTACAAATTGTCCATCCGTCGGCTTCAAATCCATGTATAAACCGTTTGAAGAGTGGAAGCAGTCAGATTATTACCCTGCAGCTGCCTACTGCCATGCACTATATTGATCAGGGAATACCTTTGAAAAACGTGTTGCAGGTGTTGCAGAATAATTCGCAGATGATTGTGTCGCACAAACCGCTGAAGAGTATTCATGACCTGGATGGGAAGAAAGTGGGTACGTGGTATGTAGGGTTCAGTGAGTTGGCCTATGCCATGGCCCGTCAGCAGAAAGTGGAGTGGGAGTGGGTGCCTTTCATTCAGCATGTGAATCTGTATGTTTCTAAGGCTGTAGATGCTACGATGGCGCAGAGCTACAACGAGTTTTTCCAACTGAAGTTGGCCGGTCAGCGTTTTCAGGACAGTCAGCTTATCTATCTGGCCGATATAGGTTGTAATATACCGGAGGATGGTATCTATGTAACGGCCGATTATTATAAAGCGCATCCTCATACCGTAGATAAATTCGTTCGTGCCTCAAGACAAGGGTGGGAGTGGGCAGCCAGTCACCCGGAAGAGGCCCTTGATATTGTCATGGATGTGGTGCGTAAGAATGGGGTGAAGACCAACCGTCCTGCCCAGCGTTGGATGCTGAAGCAGATTCTGGAGTTGACCAATGATCATAAGACAGGTAAGCGAACCTATCGACTGGAACCTGAAGCAGTGAACCTGGTAAACCAGTTGATGGGTGAAACTGGTTATCTGAACCGTACCATTACATACAAAGAAATTACTGAGCCATGA
- a CDS encoding SpoIIE family protein phosphatase: MKLAKIFIPSRSLAAKITFWVTAPMLLTFIVVTLFIYGTTSYGIYLEANARYQGLLNSNNERVNATLSAVEVAISNAVPQVEERLNNPDQLFSVVERVLALNPDIVGSAIAFEPNYYPEKGVQFSPYAYRNGDVIETKQLGTADYEYHYMDWYQIPKLLDRPYWSEPYFDKDGGNMMMTTYSLPLRNSNGELYAIFTADLALEWLVNMMLQTDSINNNEQGVGQGHAFSFIIGKSGTYIAHPDPRKVLNETLFSHCMETPDSTDDAIAYEMIDGRKGDAVIEYDESLRVFYSPIEHTGWSMAIVVPEHEMVAMAQKVGLVIIALMLLGLVVVFVLCYYNIGRITKPLTRFADSADEIAQGNFEAPLPVVHTHDEMRRLYDSFNTMQHSLNNQIQETIRVTEQKGRIESELNIARTIQMAMLPKTFPPFPDCKEVTIFGQLTPAKAVGGDLYDFYIRDGKLFFCIGDVSGKGVPASLVMAVTRALFRTISAHVSEPSLIVKQLNDTIAEDNEANMFVTLFVGVLDLATGNMRYSNAGHDAPLLISADGKNIGLLPVDSNLPVGVMPDWQFSEQEADIYIGTTIFLYTDGLTEAENIDHDQFGTQRLHQAAQATSEDGQMSPRSIIDHMTNAVHAFVGDAEQSDDLTMMAIHYTPD, from the coding sequence ATGAAATTAGCCAAGATATTTATCCCCTCACGTTCGTTGGCAGCCAAGATCACGTTTTGGGTTACGGCTCCAATGCTACTCACGTTCATAGTTGTCACATTGTTCATTTATGGCACAACTTCTTATGGCATCTATCTGGAGGCCAACGCCCGCTATCAAGGACTGCTCAATAGTAATAACGAGCGTGTGAATGCTACACTGAGTGCAGTAGAAGTGGCCATTAGCAATGCAGTGCCGCAGGTAGAAGAACGGTTGAATAACCCAGATCAGCTCTTTAGCGTAGTTGAGCGAGTGTTGGCATTGAACCCTGACATCGTGGGTTCGGCCATTGCCTTCGAACCAAACTATTATCCTGAAAAAGGAGTGCAGTTCTCCCCCTATGCCTATCGCAACGGGGATGTGATAGAGACCAAGCAGTTGGGTACTGCCGACTATGAGTATCACTATATGGACTGGTATCAGATACCGAAACTCTTGGACCGTCCCTATTGGAGTGAGCCTTATTTCGACAAAGATGGGGGCAACATGATGATGACCACTTACTCGCTTCCGCTGCGCAATAGTAATGGCGAACTGTATGCTATCTTCACAGCCGATTTGGCTTTGGAATGGCTCGTCAACATGATGCTTCAGACAGATAGCATCAACAACAATGAACAAGGGGTAGGGCAAGGCCATGCTTTCAGTTTTATCATAGGAAAAAGCGGCACCTATATTGCTCATCCAGATCCAAGAAAGGTGCTGAATGAAACCCTGTTTAGTCACTGTATGGAAACGCCCGACAGTACAGACGATGCCATAGCCTATGAGATGATTGATGGGCGGAAAGGAGATGCAGTAATTGAATATGATGAAAGTTTGCGTGTGTTCTATTCTCCTATTGAGCACACAGGATGGTCTATGGCCATTGTGGTTCCGGAACACGAAATGGTGGCAATGGCTCAGAAAGTGGGACTCGTTATCATAGCGCTGATGCTGCTGGGCCTTGTTGTCGTATTTGTGCTATGCTACTATAATATTGGAAGAATCACCAAACCGCTGACACGATTTGCCGATTCGGCCGACGAGATTGCTCAGGGTAACTTCGAAGCGCCGCTGCCTGTTGTGCATACCCACGACGAGATGCGCCGACTGTACGACTCATTCAATACCATGCAGCATTCGTTGAACAATCAGATTCAGGAAACCATTCGAGTAACTGAACAGAAAGGACGTATTGAGAGTGAATTGAATATTGCGCGAACCATTCAAATGGCAATGTTGCCCAAAACCTTCCCGCCTTTCCCCGACTGCAAAGAGGTGACCATCTTCGGACAACTGACACCGGCAAAGGCAGTGGGCGGTGATCTGTACGACTTTTATATCCGCGACGGAAAACTATTTTTCTGTATAGGTGATGTGAGTGGAAAGGGCGTTCCTGCCTCATTGGTAATGGCTGTGACGCGTGCCCTGTTCCGAACCATCTCTGCTCATGTGTCTGAACCGAGCCTCATCGTTAAACAACTCAACGATACCATTGCTGAAGATAATGAGGCAAACATGTTTGTAACGCTGTTTGTGGGAGTGCTCGATTTGGCTACGGGCAATATGCGCTATAGTAATGCAGGGCATGATGCACCGCTGCTTATTTCTGCTGACGGTAAGAACATCGGACTCTTGCCTGTTGACAGCAATCTACCTGTAGGTGTTATGCCTGACTGGCAGTTCAGTGAGCAGGAAGCAGATATATATATAGGTACAACAATCTTCCTTTATACAGACGGACTGACCGAGGCCGAGAATATCGACCACGATCAGTTCGGAACACAGCGTCTTCATCAAGCGGCTCAGGCTACAAGTGAAGACGGTCAGATGTCACCCCGCTCCATCATTGACCATATGACCAACGCCGTTCATGCTTTCGTGGGTGATGCTGAGCAGAGCGACGACCTGACAATGATGGCTATTCACTATACGCCCGATTAA
- a CDS encoding DUF1648 domain-containing protein produces the protein MKLFKQKNNKKVKMGRTLEGTIFEVSFTVLAILLWGFISWLSGQAPSTIAIHFDLQGNPNGWGTPGHILFACGITTIVGIAMMVFAYFPHMINLPVEVRNFRQYTLVSRMTRIMAIEILLLTLCMALTTLGSGIGWNIPAKVLILSTVGVILATTIICCVFIHKAGAQ, from the coding sequence ATGAAACTGTTTAAGCAAAAGAATAACAAAAAGGTAAAAATGGGCCGTACCTTAGAAGGCACTATTTTTGAAGTTTCCTTTACCGTACTGGCTATTCTGCTGTGGGGATTCATTTCATGGCTTTCCGGACAAGCCCCCTCTACAATAGCCATTCATTTCGACCTGCAAGGGAATCCTAACGGATGGGGAACTCCCGGCCACATCCTGTTCGCCTGCGGAATAACCACGATAGTGGGTATTGCCATGATGGTGTTTGCCTATTTCCCACACATGATCAATCTGCCTGTTGAAGTGCGTAATTTCCGCCAATATACGCTTGTTAGCCGTATGACACGCATCATGGCTATTGAGATACTCCTGCTCACACTCTGTATGGCTCTGACTACTTTAGGATCGGGCATTGGCTGGAATATTCCTGCCAAAGTTCTTATCCTCTCTACGGTAGGCGTCATCCTCGCAACTACAATAATCTGTTGCGTATTTATTCACAAGGCAGGAGCCCAATAA
- a CDS encoding SPFH domain-containing protein: protein MEKKFEGSVFNGFLMLFVTLALTILSIAWTIIGIIMLSDDKTDGLYLLFGGIALLIFSIIMMCGFLMLEPNEARVLTWFGKYAGTFTETGYYWVNPFYGTKKLSLRARNLDAEPIKVNDKVGNPVMIGLVLVWKLKDTYKALFEIDSQTMAPTNQEEIGGSSLKGIMQALENFVKVQSDAALRQVAGQYAYDDTDEKNSQEMTLRDGGDEINKQLEEKLDERLALAGIEVVEARINYLAYAPEIAAVMLRRQQASAIITAREKIVEGAVSMVKMALDKLSKESIVELDDEKKAAMVSNLLVVLCGDDAAQPVVNTGSLYK from the coding sequence ATGGAGAAGAAATTTGAAGGCAGTGTATTTAACGGCTTTTTGATGCTGTTTGTCACTTTAGCATTAACCATTCTCAGTATTGCATGGACCATTATAGGTATCATCATGTTGTCGGATGATAAAACTGACGGTCTGTATCTTTTATTCGGCGGTATAGCTCTGCTGATTTTCTCTATTATCATGATGTGCGGCTTCCTGATGCTTGAGCCCAATGAGGCACGTGTGCTGACCTGGTTTGGCAAGTATGCCGGCACTTTTACTGAAACAGGCTATTACTGGGTGAATCCTTTCTACGGAACAAAGAAGCTGTCGCTGCGTGCCCGTAATCTTGATGCCGAACCTATCAAGGTGAACGACAAAGTAGGTAATCCTGTGATGATTGGCTTGGTATTGGTATGGAAACTGAAAGACACCTATAAGGCCCTCTTTGAGATTGACTCACAGACCATGGCACCAACAAACCAGGAAGAGATTGGCGGTAGCAGTCTGAAAGGTATTATGCAGGCTTTGGAGAACTTTGTCAAGGTTCAGAGCGATGCAGCCCTCCGTCAAGTAGCCGGTCAATATGCCTACGATGATACCGACGAAAAGAACTCACAGGAAATGACCCTTCGCGACGGTGGTGACGAGATCAACAAACAGTTGGAAGAGAAACTCGACGAACGTCTGGCCCTGGCAGGTATCGAAGTGGTAGAAGCCCGCATCAACTATCTGGCTTATGCCCCCGAAATTGCAGCCGTTATGCTGCGCCGTCAGCAAGCCTCAGCCATTATCACAGCACGCGAAAAGATTGTGGAGGGTGCTGTCTCTATGGTGAAGATGGCCCTTGACAAACTGTCGAAAGAAAGCATTGTTGAGCTGGACGACGAAAAGAAGGCTGCCATGGTGAGCAATCTGCTCGTTGTACTCTGCGGTGACGATGCAGCCCAACCTGTTGTAAACACTGGCAGCCTGTATAAATAA